A genomic segment from Stappia indica encodes:
- a CDS encoding beta strand repeat-containing protein: protein MTTYSGGNGNDVFSITGFGHTYIGSGGNDTITLLPEVDLYADYTGFSAALTIVVDGDAGGGQVTKDGIGTDTFLAGGELDPDISGLTFGLGSGNDSVTIDDPGGIFFGIRSSAGNDTITNIAGFVRVDYRSVGSGITYTSNNGSGVSGTVTGTGMGTDTLVNVSEIMGSTGNDTFNGGNGNERFIPLGGNDIVNGGNGFDMIRFDRDGVGSVVVDLGAGTATGTYNGVGFSHTLSGIEHVRGSRTESTQFIGSNADERFDGYAGDDTFNGGGGNDIINVGTGSDTVYGSTGNDTINILASEDAFLNYSAFSSALSVNLSGTTMTIDKGAGGIDTVNIGGPYDNSGTITLALGSGNDNVTIDAVGGIFIQVRGGAGDDTITQLGYGSVRADYRNVSSGITYTSNNGSAVSGTVTGTGIGTDTLVGISEIRGTDYDDVFNGGDGDERFILRGGNDTVNGGGGYDIVRFDRSGMGAVTVDLQAGTATGLFNGNAFSHTLSGIEAIRGSRTEGDSLTGSSGNDTLEGLGGNDTLNGGAGNDYLDGGDGNDIINTGAGEDTVIGSAGNDTINVLQQHDSFIDYGQFGTNMTVTMTGSVITIDKGTGDVDTLNVTGPIDPALGSVTLSLGSGNDTVTINATAGIFVQVRGGAGDDTITQTGDGSVRADYRNASSGITYTSNNGSGVSGTVTGAGIGTDTLVNVSEIRGSDSNDVFNGGDGDERFILRGGNDTVDGGGGFDTVRFDRSGMGAVTVNLAAGTATGLFNGNAFSHTLANIEHVRGSRTESDTLTGSNGNDRLEGLGGNDTLNGGLGADTLIGGTGNDTYYVDNVGDTIVELAGEGTDSVFSSISIELWRHSQHLENVTLQGTGDLYAVGTVQANVMTGNSGNNALDGASGADTMIGGAGNDTYYVDNVGDTVVELAGEGTDSVFSSISIELWRHSQHLENVTLQGTGDLFAVGTVQANVMTGNSGNNALDGASGADTMIGGAGNDIYYVDNVGDTVVELAGEGIDWVRSSVSFALNAHGQHIENLVLTGSGNINGTGNGQNNQITGNSGDNVLDGGNGWDVLIGGAGNDTFNDFGGGDRMEGGTGNDTYYVDNAGDRIVELAGEGTDSVFSSISIELWRHSQHLENVTLQGTGDLFAVGTVQANVMTGNSGNNALDGASGADTMIGGAGNDIYYVDNVGDTVVELAGEGIDWVRSSVSFALNAHGQHIENLVLTGSGNINGTGNGQNNQITGNSGDNVLDGGNGWDVLIGGAGNDTFNDFGGGDRMEGGTGNDTYYVDNAGDRIVELAGEGTDSVFSSISIELWRHSQHLENVTLQGTGDLFAVGTVQANVMTGNSGNNALDGASGADTMIGGAGNDIYYVDNVGDTVVELAGEGIDWVRSSVSFALNAHGQHIENLVLTGSGNINGTGNGQNNQITGNSGDNVLDGGNGWDVLIGGAGNDTFNDWGGNDIFTGGTGADTFVFRTAGETDTITDFEAGIDTIAIGLGVTQFSQITVTDVGADTHLTFGSNTVILQNFDHTLVSESDFSFV, encoded by the coding sequence ATGACGACGTATTCAGGCGGAAACGGCAACGACGTATTCTCGATTACCGGCTTCGGTCACACCTATATCGGCAGCGGTGGCAACGATACGATCACGCTTCTTCCCGAGGTCGATCTTTATGCCGACTACACGGGTTTTTCAGCGGCGCTGACGATCGTCGTCGACGGGGACGCTGGTGGTGGGCAGGTCACCAAGGACGGGATCGGCACGGATACCTTCCTTGCGGGCGGCGAACTTGATCCGGATATCAGCGGTCTGACGTTCGGTCTCGGCTCGGGCAACGACAGCGTCACGATCGACGACCCGGGCGGGATCTTCTTCGGCATCCGGTCCAGTGCGGGCAACGATACGATCACCAACATCGCGGGCTTCGTACGCGTCGACTACCGCAGCGTCGGTTCCGGGATCACCTACACCAGCAACAACGGGTCGGGCGTCAGCGGCACGGTGACCGGGACCGGCATGGGCACGGATACGCTCGTCAACGTCTCCGAGATCATGGGTTCGACCGGCAACGACACGTTCAACGGCGGCAATGGCAACGAGCGTTTCATTCCGCTCGGCGGCAATGACATCGTCAATGGCGGCAACGGCTTCGACATGATCCGCTTCGACCGTGATGGAGTCGGGTCCGTTGTCGTCGACCTGGGCGCCGGAACGGCGACGGGAACCTACAACGGCGTCGGGTTCTCGCATACGCTGTCCGGCATCGAGCATGTCCGCGGATCGCGGACGGAAAGCACCCAGTTCATCGGATCCAATGCCGACGAGCGCTTCGATGGTTATGCCGGCGACGACACTTTCAACGGCGGCGGTGGCAACGACATCATCAATGTCGGCACCGGCAGCGATACGGTCTACGGTTCGACCGGCAATGACACGATCAACATTCTGGCCAGCGAAGACGCTTTCCTGAACTACAGCGCGTTCTCAAGCGCCCTGTCGGTAAATCTCTCCGGCACGACAATGACCATCGACAAGGGCGCTGGTGGCATCGATACGGTCAATATCGGCGGCCCCTACGACAACAGCGGCACGATCACCCTTGCTCTGGGCTCCGGAAACGACAACGTCACCATCGATGCGGTCGGCGGCATCTTTATCCAAGTCCGGGGCGGTGCGGGCGACGACACGATCACCCAGCTGGGTTACGGATCGGTGCGTGCCGATTATCGCAACGTTTCGTCCGGCATCACCTATACCAGCAACAACGGATCTGCCGTCAGCGGTACGGTGACCGGCACCGGCATCGGCACCGATACGCTGGTCGGCATCTCGGAGATCCGCGGCACCGACTATGATGACGTCTTCAACGGCGGCGACGGCGACGAGCGCTTCATCCTTCGCGGCGGCAACGACACCGTCAACGGCGGCGGCGGCTACGACATCGTTCGCTTCGATCGCAGTGGTATGGGCGCGGTAACCGTCGATCTGCAGGCAGGCACGGCAACGGGCCTGTTCAACGGCAATGCCTTCAGCCATACCCTGTCCGGGATCGAGGCCATCCGCGGCTCGCGGACGGAAGGCGACAGCCTGACGGGCTCGTCCGGCAACGACACGCTGGAGGGACTTGGCGGCAACGACACGCTGAACGGCGGGGCCGGCAACGACTACCTCGACGGAGGCGACGGCAACGACATCATCAACACCGGCGCGGGCGAGGACACGGTCATCGGGTCTGCCGGCAACGACACGATCAACGTGCTGCAGCAGCACGATTCCTTTATCGATTATGGGCAATTCGGCACCAACATGACGGTCACGATGACCGGCAGCGTGATAACCATCGACAAGGGAACCGGCGATGTCGACACGCTGAATGTCACCGGCCCGATCGATCCCGCTCTGGGCAGTGTTACGCTCTCTCTCGGGTCCGGGAACGACACGGTCACGATCAATGCGACCGCAGGTATTTTCGTGCAGGTTCGCGGTGGTGCCGGCGACGACACCATCACGCAGACCGGTGATGGTTCGGTCCGCGCAGACTATCGCAACGCGTCCTCCGGTATCACCTATACCAGCAACAACGGCTCCGGCGTCAGCGGCACCGTGACCGGCGCAGGCATCGGCACCGATACCCTGGTCAATGTGAGCGAGATCCGTGGCTCCGACTCCAACGACGTATTCAACGGCGGCGATGGCGACGAGCGTTTCATCCTGCGCGGCGGCAACGATACGGTCGATGGCGGCGGTGGCTTCGATACGGTTCGCTTCGATCGCAGTGGGATGGGGGCCGTCACGGTCAATCTCGCGGCCGGTACGGCGACGGGTTTGTTCAACGGCAATGCCTTCAGCCATACGCTCGCCAATATCGAGCACGTTCGCGGATCGCGCACCGAGAGCGACACGTTGACAGGTTCCAACGGAAACGACCGGCTCGAAGGTCTCGGCGGCAACGACACGCTGAACGGTGGCTTGGGTGCCGACACGCTGATCGGCGGTACGGGCAATGACACCTATTACGTGGACAACGTCGGTGACACGATCGTCGAGCTTGCCGGCGAGGGGACCGACAGCGTGTTCAGCTCGATCTCGATCGAGCTTTGGCGTCACAGCCAGCATCTTGAGAATGTGACGCTCCAGGGTACGGGCGACCTTTATGCCGTCGGCACGGTGCAGGCGAACGTGATGACGGGCAATTCTGGGAACAATGCCCTTGATGGCGCGTCGGGCGCCGACACGATGATCGGAGGGGCGGGCAATGACACGTATTACGTGGACAATGTTGGCGACACGGTTGTCGAGCTTGCCGGCGAGGGGACGGACAGCGTGTTCAGCTCGATCTCGATCGAGCTTTGGCGTCACAGCCAGCATCTTGAGAATGTGACGCTCCAGGGTACGGGCGACCTTTTTGCCGTCGGCACGGTGCAGGCGAACGTGATGACGGGCAATTCCGGGAACAATGCGCTTGATGGCGCGTCGGGCGCTGACACGATGATCGGCGGCGCGGGCAACGACATCTACTACGTGGACAATGTTGGTGACACGGTCGTCGAGCTTGCCGGCGAGGGGATCGACTGGGTTCGCAGCTCGGTGAGCTTTGCGCTGAATGCGCATGGTCAGCACATCGAGAACCTTGTTCTGACGGGTTCGGGCAACATCAACGGCACGGGCAATGGCCAGAACAATCAGATCACGGGCAATTCCGGCGACAATGTGCTGGACGGTGGCAACGGCTGGGACGTCCTGATCGGCGGCGCGGGCAACGATACGTTCAACGACTTTGGTGGCGGCGACCGGATGGAAGGCGGCACTGGCAACGACACCTATTATGTCGACAATGCGGGTGACCGGATCGTCGAGCTTGCCGGCGAGGGGACGGACAGCGTGTTCAGCTCGATCTCGATCGAGCTTTGGCGTCACAGCCAGCATCTTGAGAATGTGACGCTTCAGGGTACGGGCGACCTTTTTGCCGTCGGCACGGTGCAGGCGAACGTGATGACGGGCAATTCCGGGAACAATGCGCTTGATGGCGCGTCGGGCGCTGACACGATGATCGGCGGCGCGGGCAACGACATCTACTACGTGGACAATGTTGGTGACACGGTCGTCGAGCTTGCCGGCGAGGGGATCGACTGGGTTCGCAGTTCGGTGAGCTTTGCGCTGAATGCGCATGGTCAGCACATCGAGAACCTTGTTCTGACGGGTTCGGGCAACATCAACGGCACGGGCAATGGCCAGAACAATCAGATCACGGGCAATTCCGGCGACAATGTGCTGGACGGTGGCAACGGCTGGGACGTCCTGATCGGCGGCGCGGGCAACGATACGTTCAACGACTTTGGTGGCGGCGACCGGATGGAAGGCGGCACTGGCAACGACACCTATTATGTCGACAATGCGGGTGACCGGATCGTCGAGCTTGCCGGCGAGGGGACGGACAGCGTGTTCAGCTCGATCTCGATCGAGCTTTGGCGTCACAGCCAGCATCTTGAGAATGTGACGCTTCAGGGTACGGGCGACCTTTTTGCCGTCGGCACGGTGCAGGCGAACGTGATGACGGGCAATTCCGGGAACAATGCGCTTGATGGCGCGTCGGGCGCTGACACGATGATCGGCGGCGCGGGCAACGACATCTACTACGTGGACAATGTTGGTGACACGGTCGTCGAGCTTGCCGGCGAGGGGATCGACTGGGTTCGCAGTTCGGTGAGCTTTGCGCTGAATGCGCATGGTCAGCACATCGAGAACCTTGTTCTGACGGGTTCGGGCAACATCAACGGCACGGGCAATGGCCAGAACAATCAGATCACGGGCAATTCCGGCGACAATGTGCTGGACGGCGGCAACGGCTGGGACGTCCTGATCGGCGGCGCGGGCAACGATACGTTCAACGATTGGGGCGGCAACGACATCTTCACCGGTGGAACGGGTGCCGATACCTTCGTTTTCCGCACTGCCGGTGAAACCGACACGATCACGGACTTCGAGGCGGGGATCGACACGATTGCAATCGGCCTCGGGGTGACGCAGTTCTCGCAAATCACCGTGACGGATGTGGGGGCGGACACGCACCTGACCTTCGGCAGCAACACCGTCATCCTGCAGAACTTCGACCACACGCTGGTGTCGGAGAGCGACTTCAGCTTCGTGTGA
- a CDS encoding nucleotide sugar dehydrogenase — protein MAADTNHSDALASLCARLADRSAVIGVIGLGYVGLPLALRFSQIGHPIVGFDVDPAKIARLNADRGFPRYVGNRREEVRFAGPFEATTDFARAADCDALIICVPTPLGRFHDPDIGYILDAARAIRPYLRPGQVVALESTTYPGTTEDDMLPAMAREDLVVGQDLFVVYSPEREDPGNASFGIREIPKVVSGVTPACLAAAQALYGSAVDQLVPVSSTRVAEMTKLLENIHRAVNIGLVNEMKTLADRMGIDIFEVIRAAATKPFGFTAFYPGPGVGGHCIPVDPFYLTWKAREYGLHTRFIELAGEINRYMPDFIVEKLMDALNGHRKALNGARVLVLGAAFKKNIDDIRESPSLMVMERIVARGGELSYADPFVPQLTLESGGAFAAVEADAETIARQDAVVIATDHDAFDYAMILDKAKLVVDTRGRYPASEPKVTRA, from the coding sequence ATGGCCGCGGACACCAATCACTCCGATGCCCTTGCCAGCCTGTGCGCCCGCCTTGCCGACCGCTCCGCCGTCATCGGCGTCATCGGCCTCGGCTATGTCGGCCTGCCGCTCGCCTTGCGCTTTTCGCAGATCGGCCACCCCATCGTCGGCTTCGACGTGGATCCGGCGAAGATCGCTCGGCTCAACGCGGATCGCGGTTTTCCCCGCTATGTCGGCAACCGGCGCGAGGAGGTGCGGTTCGCCGGCCCCTTCGAAGCGACGACCGACTTCGCCCGCGCGGCCGACTGCGATGCGCTGATCATCTGCGTGCCGACGCCGCTCGGGCGCTTCCACGATCCGGACATCGGCTACATTCTCGATGCCGCCCGCGCCATCCGCCCCTACCTGCGGCCCGGCCAGGTGGTCGCGCTGGAATCGACCACTTATCCCGGCACCACCGAGGACGACATGCTGCCGGCGATGGCGCGCGAGGACCTGGTGGTCGGCCAGGACCTCTTCGTCGTCTACTCGCCCGAGCGCGAGGATCCGGGCAATGCCAGCTTCGGCATCCGCGAGATCCCCAAGGTGGTGAGCGGCGTCACCCCCGCCTGCCTTGCGGCGGCGCAGGCGCTCTACGGGTCCGCCGTCGACCAGCTCGTGCCGGTCTCCTCGACCCGCGTTGCCGAGATGACCAAGCTGCTGGAGAACATCCACCGCGCGGTCAATATCGGCCTCGTCAACGAGATGAAGACGCTCGCCGACCGCATGGGCATCGATATCTTCGAGGTTATCCGCGCCGCCGCCACCAAGCCCTTCGGCTTCACCGCCTTCTATCCCGGCCCCGGCGTCGGCGGTCACTGCATCCCGGTCGACCCGTTCTACCTGACCTGGAAGGCGCGCGAATACGGCCTGCACACCCGCTTCATCGAGCTGGCCGGCGAGATCAACCGCTACATGCCGGACTTCATCGTCGAGAAGCTGATGGACGCGCTCAACGGCCACCGCAAGGCGCTCAATGGCGCCAGGGTGCTGGTGCTCGGAGCCGCCTTCAAGAAGAACATCGACGACATCCGCGAGTCGCCGAGCCTGATGGTGATGGAGCGGATCGTCGCGCGGGGAGGGGAGCTCTCCTATGCCGATCCCTTCGTGCCGCAGCTGACGCTCGAAAGCGGCGGCGCCTTCGCGGCCGTGGAGGCCGATGCCGAGACCATCGCGCGCCAGGACGCCGTCGTCATCGCCACCGATCACGACGCCTTCGACTACGCGATGATCCTCGACAAGGCGAAGCTGGTGGTCGACACCCGCGGCCGCTACCCGGCGAGCGAGCCGAAAGTGACGCGCGCCTGA